Proteins encoded in a region of the Hippopotamus amphibius kiboko isolate mHipAmp2 chromosome 11, mHipAmp2.hap2, whole genome shotgun sequence genome:
- the RBM24 gene encoding RNA-binding protein 24, which yields MHTTQKDTTYTKIFVGGLPYHTTDASLRKYFEVFGEIEEAVVITDRQTGKSRGYGFVTMADRAAAERACKDPNPIIDGRKANVNLAYLGAKPRIMQPGFAFGVQQLHPALIQRPFGIPAHYVYPQAFVQPGVVIPHVQPTAAAASTAPYIDYTGAAYAQYSAAAAAAAAAAAYDQYPYAASPAAAGYVTAGGYGYAVQQPITAAAPGTAAAAAAAAAAAAAFGQYQPQQLQTDRMQ from the exons ATGCACACGACCCAGAAGGACACGACGTACACCAAGATCTTCGTCGGGGGGCTGCCCTACCACACCACGGACGCCAGCCTGCGCAAGTACTTCGAGGTCTTCGGCGAGATCGAGGAGGCGGTGGTCATCACCGACCGGCAGACGGGCAAGTCCCGGGGCTATGGATTT GTCACCATGGCTGACCGGGCTGCTGCCGAAAGAGCCTGCAAGGATCCCAACCCCATCATTGATGGCAGGAAGGCCAATGTGAATCTGGCATACTTGGGAGCAAAACCAAGGATCATGCAACCAG GTTTTGCCTTTGGTGTTCAACAACTTCATCCAGCCCTTATACAAAGACCTTTTGG GATACCTGCCCACTATGTCTATCCGCAGGCTTTCGTGCAGCCTGGAGTGGTCATCCCCCACGTCCAGCCGACCGCGGCGGCCGCCTCCACCGCCCCTTACATCGATTACACGGGAGCCGCGTACGCACAGTACtcggcggccgccgccgccgccgccgcagccgccgcctaCGACCAGTACCCGTACGCAGCCTCCCCGGCGGCCGCGGGCTACGTCACGGCCGGGGGCTACGGCTACGCGGTGCAGCAGCCAATCACCGCCGCCGCGCCCGGgaccgcggccgccgccgccgccgccgcggccgccgccgccgccttcgGCCAGTATCAGCCTCAGCAGCTGCAGACAGACCGGATGCAATAG